The following proteins come from a genomic window of Liolophura sinensis isolate JHLJ2023 chromosome 13, CUHK_Ljap_v2, whole genome shotgun sequence:
- the LOC135480592 gene encoding mitoguardin-like — protein MDHLKGINLPSISRLRTFSTPTRLTVMGVSVGIGLIALLAVLFRRRRGPRPIEKKTGSFRERQTYKTPLALSPNGDLPRLSRRPGSPGRLSRAALRQRSMSRTPSMSSVSQASTISTLTQPVDTSSMPPPQLCELGLETFHQAITYWEDALTKMSYLDDENHLAIPDADTSSLQHQIEYLLDASYRIQDEYERRCCRHADQLALDTAMTAITEMDGLYDRSHMDAESMSDQESFVSARDLADLSDLESHRELFQHLALYEAGLMELKHGNIPCRTLRPDMADCLSDTEFLAKLHCIRLALEMLLKDGTVRELFSDMGRDLISDLLVKGNRDPDEFRVAYDAMMDYVNNHENWEEMEEELRGRGVKCLSFYDVALDFILMDAFDDLETPPSSVLAVVQNRWLSNGFKETALSTAVWSVLKAKRRLLRFPNGFISHFYVISEHVSPVLAWGFLGPECELKDICFFFKDLVLSFIRDIFSFEKCRYTTLEELSADILRVAKEKNLLGTEKLSS, from the exons ATGGATCATTTAAAAGGAATAAATCTACCGTCGATCTCAAGGCTTCGCACATTCAGCACTCCCACTAGGCTGACAGTGATGGGTGTGTCTGTCGGGATTGGGCTTATTGCCCTGTTGGCTGTGCTCTTCAGGAGGAGGCGTGGCCCACGCCCAATCGAAAAAAAGACGGGGAGTTTCCGAGAACGACAAACGTACAAAACACCCTTGGCCCTTAGTCCAAATGGAG ATCTGCCTCGATTGAGTAGGAGACCGGGAAGCCCTGGACGTTTAAGTAGGGCAGCGTTAAGACAACGGTCAATGAGTCGCACTCCGTCCATGTCCAGCGTGAGTCAAGCTTCGACAATTTCCACACTGACACAGCCAGTAGACACCTCCAGCATGCCTCCTCCTCAACTCTGTGAACTAG GCTTGGAAACATTTCATCAGGCTATAACATATTGGGAAGATGCATTGACCAAAATGAGCTACCTGGATGATGAAAACCATCTTGCTATTCCT GATGCTGACACAAGTTCTCTTCAGCATCAGATAGAATATCTGCTGGATGCATCGTATCGAATACAGGATGAATATGAGCGCAGATGTTGTCGTCATGCCGACCAGTTGGCCCTAGATACGGCAATGACTGCCATAACTGAAATGGACGGACTTTATGATCGTTCTCACATGGATGCAGAGTCTATGAGTGATCAGGAGTCATTTGTGTCTGCGAGAGAC TTGGCGGACCTGTCAGATCTAGAGAGTCACAGAGAACTGTTTCAGCATCTGGCGCTGTACGAGGCAGGACTCATGGAGCTCAAACACGGGAACATACCTTGCAGGACTCTGAG GCCAGATATGGCTGACTGCCTGTCAGACACCGAGTTTTTAGCCAAATTACATTGTATTCGGTTAGCCTTGGAA ATGTTACTCAAAGATGGAACTGTCAGAGAGCTTTTCAGTGACATGGGCAGAGATCTGATATCTGATTTGCTCGTTAAAGGCAACAGG GATCCAGATGAGTTCAGGGTGGCGTACGATGCCATGATGGATTACGTCAACAACCATGAGAACTGGGAAGAGATGGAGGAGGAGCTTAGAGGTCGTGGG GtgaaatgtttgtcattttacgATGTAGCCTTGGATTTTATCTTGATGGATGCGTTTGATGATTTGGAAACTCCTCCGTCATCTGTGTTAGCAGTTGTACAGAATAGGTGGCTATCTAATGGTTTTAAAGAAACT GCTTTATCCACGGCAGTGTGGTCTGTGTTAAAAGCCAAGCGGAGACTACTCCGG TTTCCCAATGGATTTATTTCCCATTTCTACGTCATCTCAGAACATGTGTCACCAGTTTTAGCTTGGGGATTCCTTGGCCCAGAATGTGAGCTGAAAGAcatctgtttctttttcaag GATCTGGTCCTCAGCTTTATCCgagacattttcagttttgagaAATGTCGCTACACGACGCTAGAGGAATTATCTGCTGATATCCTGCGAGTGGCTAAGGAGAAGAATTTACTGGGCACAGAAAAACTGTCATCATGA